One window from the genome of bacterium encodes:
- a CDS encoding heat-inducible transcription repressor HrcA, producing EKARRELAATREDYDRILMNAMSLSEELLAAIPSSDLMVDGEMQLLAEPEFAQAENFRRIVEALEEKRSMLSLLERCRDGQGVRIFIGSEAHIAGVDAVGIVGAPYLKDGKVVGAIGVIGPMRMDYSRVVPIVDFTAKILSDVLDS from the coding sequence CGAGAAGGCGCGGAGGGAGCTCGCCGCGACCCGAGAGGACTATGACAGGATACTCATGAACGCCATGTCGCTCTCCGAGGAGCTGCTCGCCGCGATACCGAGCTCGGATCTCATGGTCGACGGGGAGATGCAGCTCCTGGCCGAGCCGGAGTTCGCGCAGGCGGAGAACTTTCGCAGGATAGTGGAGGCGCTTGAGGAGAAGAGGTCGATGCTGAGCCTCCTGGAGAGATGCCGCGACGGCCAGGGGGTGCGCATCTTCATCGGCTCCGAGGCGCACATCGCCGGAGTGGACGCCGTGGGTATAGTGGGCGCGCCTTATCTCAAGGACGGCAAGGTGGTGGGCGCGATAGGGGTGATCGGCCCGATGCGGATGGACTATTCGCGTGTCGTCCCGATAGTCGATTTTACCGCGAAGATATTGAGCGACGTGCTGGACTCATAG
- the grpE gene encoding nucleotide exchange factor GrpE, translating to MSKKSLDHKKTERFDQRNAEEESEAQAAEVNQGDEIEAQILSAEKEAKEHYDKLLRVMADFDNFKKRMSREREEMTRYSNEKLLSEILPALDDLDRALDHIPIDASKDVADFAEGVTIARRSLASTLDKFGLAEVSAQGERFDPAIHEAIATVESESEPGSVIAVHRKGYTLFDRLLRPAMVTVAKEPQG from the coding sequence ATGAGCAAGAAGTCGTTGGATCACAAGAAGACGGAACGCTTCGATCAGAGGAACGCCGAGGAGGAGTCCGAGGCTCAGGCCGCAGAGGTCAATCAGGGCGACGAGATCGAGGCGCAGATACTCTCGGCCGAGAAAGAGGCGAAGGAGCACTACGACAAACTCCTGCGCGTCATGGCCGACTTCGACAACTTCAAGAAGCGCATGTCCCGCGAGCGCGAGGAGATGACCAGGTACTCCAACGAGAAGCTGCTCTCCGAGATACTGCCCGCGCTGGACGATCTGGATCGCGCGCTCGATCATATCCCGATCGACGCGTCGAAGGATGTGGCTGACTTCGCCGAAGGCGTCACGATCGCCCGCCGCTCGCTCGCCTCCACCCTGGATAAATTCGGACTTGCGGAGGTGAGCGCTCAGGGCGAGCGATTTGATCCCGCGATCCACGAGGCGATAGCCACGGTGGAGAGCGAGAGCGAACCGGGCAGCGTGATCGCCGTGCACAGGAAGGGATACACGCTCTTCGACCGGCTGCTTCGGCCGGCGATGGTCACTGTAGCGAAAGAGCCTCAAGGCTGA